A window of the Parvularcula bermudensis HTCC2503 genome harbors these coding sequences:
- the tkt gene encoding transketolase — protein MAAALSVLAADAVEAAKSGHPGMPMGMADVATVLFTKHMVFDAGAPDWPDRDRFVLSAGHGSMLLYGLLHLLGYEDMTLEEIKQFRQIGAKTAGHPEYGHAKGIETTTGPLGQGLANAVGMAIAEAHLAARFGADLVNHYTYVIAGDGCLMEGISQEALSLAGHLRLNKLIVLWDDNGITIDGKVSVADRTDQLARFKASGWATLSCDGHDPDAIDAALTEAKSLDAPVLIACKTTIGRGAPQKAGTAGIHGAPLGADELAGLRKALSWEDDPFVVPDDIVGAWRAAGTKGRAARSEWEARLEANGQKEALTALFSGDTSSAQAAVLDYAARLTTEDAKPVATRKASQNVLEVINETTTLTMGGSADLTGSNNTKTGATSPFTADSPAGRYLHYGIREHAMAAAMNGMALHGGVLPYGGTFLVFSDYMRGAMRLSALMGIQVIYVLTHDSIGLGEDGPTHQPVEHLASLRAMPNMTVLRPADAVETAEAWAVALGHRTGPTALALTRQNLPLLRGEAGGENRTARGGYVLAEAAGAAATIIATGSEVEIAVDAAKQLEAEGHAIRIVSMPSVDLFASQDETYQQQVLGTAPRVAVEAGVAQGWDRWLFAFGGRGAFVGMDSFGASGPYKDLYQHFGLTAERVAETVRALVKREDA, from the coding sequence ATGGCGGCGGCCTTGTCGGTGCTTGCCGCCGACGCGGTCGAGGCGGCAAAGTCCGGTCACCCCGGCATGCCGATGGGTATGGCCGACGTGGCGACGGTGTTATTCACAAAACATATGGTCTTCGATGCCGGCGCGCCGGATTGGCCGGACCGGGACAGATTTGTCCTCTCGGCCGGTCACGGATCGATGCTGCTTTACGGGCTGCTCCATCTGCTTGGCTATGAGGACATGACCCTCGAAGAGATAAAGCAGTTCCGTCAGATCGGGGCCAAGACCGCCGGTCACCCTGAATATGGTCACGCCAAGGGCATCGAAACCACCACGGGCCCGCTTGGCCAGGGGCTTGCCAATGCCGTCGGCATGGCGATTGCCGAGGCGCATCTGGCGGCCCGCTTCGGCGCCGATCTGGTCAATCATTATACGTATGTTATTGCCGGCGATGGCTGCTTGATGGAAGGGATCTCTCAGGAAGCGTTGAGCCTTGCGGGGCATTTGCGGCTCAACAAGCTGATCGTTCTATGGGACGACAATGGGATCACGATCGATGGGAAAGTCTCGGTGGCCGATCGCACCGATCAATTGGCGCGGTTCAAGGCATCGGGCTGGGCGACCCTGTCCTGTGACGGTCATGACCCGGACGCGATCGATGCGGCCCTGACCGAGGCCAAGAGCCTCGACGCCCCCGTGTTGATTGCGTGTAAGACGACCATCGGTCGCGGGGCCCCACAAAAAGCTGGGACCGCCGGGATCCACGGCGCTCCTCTGGGGGCGGATGAGTTGGCGGGGCTGCGCAAGGCGCTCTCTTGGGAGGACGATCCTTTTGTGGTGCCGGACGATATTGTCGGGGCCTGGCGCGCGGCGGGTACGAAGGGGCGGGCGGCCCGTAGCGAATGGGAAGCGCGGCTCGAGGCGAATGGACAGAAAGAGGCGCTGACGGCGCTGTTTTCCGGCGACACGTCATCGGCCCAGGCCGCGGTTCTCGACTACGCCGCTCGGTTGACGACGGAAGACGCAAAGCCCGTGGCGACCCGTAAGGCCTCCCAAAACGTCCTTGAGGTGATCAATGAGACGACCACCCTCACCATGGGCGGCTCGGCCGACCTGACCGGGTCGAACAACACAAAGACCGGGGCGACCTCGCCTTTCACCGCCGATAGTCCGGCGGGCCGATACCTGCATTATGGCATTCGAGAGCACGCCATGGCCGCCGCCATGAACGGCATGGCGCTGCATGGCGGGGTCCTCCCCTATGGCGGCACCTTTCTGGTCTTTTCCGATTATATGCGCGGGGCCATGCGGCTGTCGGCCTTGATGGGGATCCAGGTCATTTATGTCCTGACTCACGATTCCATTGGCCTTGGGGAAGACGGCCCGACCCACCAGCCCGTCGAGCATCTGGCGAGTCTCCGGGCGATGCCGAATATGACGGTCCTGCGGCCCGCCGATGCGGTGGAAACCGCCGAGGCGTGGGCCGTGGCGCTTGGTCACCGAACGGGGCCCACGGCGCTTGCGCTGACCCGGCAGAATTTGCCGCTCCTGCGTGGGGAGGCGGGGGGCGAGAACCGCACGGCCAGGGGTGGATATGTGCTGGCCGAGGCGGCGGGCGCCGCAGCGACGATCATCGCCACCGGTTCCGAAGTTGAGATCGCCGTCGACGCCGCCAAGCAGCTTGAGGCGGAGGGGCACGCCATTCGCATAGTCTCCATGCCGTCCGTTGACCTTTTTGCATCGCAAGATGAAACTTATCAGCAGCAGGTCCTCGGGACGGCGCCCCGCGTCGCGGTGGAGGCGGGCGTTGCCCAGGGCTGGGATCGCTGGCTCTTCGCCTTTGGTGGCCGGGGGGCGTTTGTGGGGATGGATAGCTTTGGGGCCAGTGGCCCCTATAAGGACTTGTATCAACATTTCGGCCTGACGGCCGAACGGGTGGCGGAAACGGTCCGCGCCCTTGTGAAGAGGGAAGACGCATGA
- a CDS encoding cell division protein ZapA, translating into MPDVRITINGQGYTLGCGPGEEERVRALAAYFNDHVEVLAKEIGRTAEKRLLILAGLRVCEELFDRRDEKTEAAITEAVAVLDRAADEIEALAATLDLPDP; encoded by the coding sequence GTGCCTGACGTTCGAATCACAATCAACGGCCAGGGATATACCCTTGGCTGCGGACCAGGTGAGGAAGAGCGCGTCAGAGCGCTCGCGGCCTATTTCAACGACCATGTTGAAGTCTTAGCGAAAGAGATTGGGCGCACGGCGGAAAAACGCCTCCTCATTCTCGCCGGGCTGCGCGTGTGCGAAGAATTATTCGACCGGCGCGATGAAAAAACCGAGGCGGCGATTACCGAAGCGGTGGCGGTGCTGGATCGCGCCGCCGACGAAATCGAGGCGTTGGCGGCGACCCTGGATCTCCCCGACCCCTAA
- a CDS encoding 5-formyltetrahydrofolate cyclo-ligase gives MDWKGLFRKRALKARHEAAQSASSSAPDAAASHFMKDFAPDQPSAIALYAPKGQELDTAPLAKRLSERGHAILLPVVTAQDAPLEFRLWEIDRPLVEGRFGIPVPPADSPKRLPQIIVTPLLAVRPDGARLGHGGGYYDRTLSALRTEGPGALAIGYGYEGQVMDRFPVETHDQFLDGFASEVQSRIFPQRPA, from the coding sequence ATTGATTGGAAGGGGCTTTTCCGCAAACGCGCCCTTAAGGCCCGTCACGAGGCGGCCCAAAGCGCGTCCTCCTCAGCCCCCGACGCGGCGGCCTCTCATTTCATGAAGGATTTCGCACCGGACCAGCCCTCGGCCATCGCTCTTTACGCCCCCAAGGGACAGGAACTCGACACCGCCCCCCTTGCCAAACGGCTCTCCGAACGCGGTCACGCCATTCTCTTGCCGGTGGTGACGGCGCAGGACGCGCCGCTTGAGTTTCGCTTGTGGGAGATCGACCGCCCGCTGGTCGAGGGCCGTTTCGGTATCCCCGTGCCGCCAGCGGACAGCCCCAAACGCTTGCCGCAAATTATCGTCACGCCCCTCTTGGCGGTCCGCCCCGACGGGGCCCGCCTTGGCCATGGGGGGGGCTATTACGACCGCACATTGTCGGCCCTCAGAACTGAGGGGCCGGGGGCGCTGGCCATTGGCTATGGATATGAGGGACAGGTCATGGACCGGTTTCCAGTCGAGACCCACGACCAATTCCTCGACGGGTTTGCCAGCGAGGTTCAGAGTCGGATATTTCCTCAGCGTCCGGCGTAA
- a CDS encoding DUF885 family protein, translated as MKISHLLSMIVCAVGLVSACSTPPRETQPTSLPAGDRPSAPGVSGEIDPLVLEFRRLVAETDPFSIAAPLPYSPRLPALDDNALTRRSERLARLRGQIRDLPPPLLTKEAQWKREALLVELDRRGDRLLTTPSFLILGPTSGPDLVVTQLPDLLPFTSAADYRVYFALLRDTPRFLREAQGRLDARRQAVTAQPCLSLYGVEARLATFSELEQIETILMRPFTPPAPALGERQAAQLRAEAAAIIAQDVGPALAEFRRYVETTITPTCQPGEDLRLAGLDLAAYQGRLGDAYGAPISPAEAYGWGLARIGDLRADLTARVLPLGYGSLPAYQAGRDRLAADGFPLDSAIALLSAITPALSREFLALPEARLGIGPMAPGVPAAGRLAVYSPASPDGRRPAVLWLAANNDQPWVREDIPALIFHNAAPGQHFAYTAVLAGHGGQSFIVDQPAFFEGWGLYATGLGAAFDLDNAGRTQISSVSHELLLVSQMVVDLGLHIDGWTPDRARDYLMDVNGLSRERAMAMVADIVARPGRAAAPVLGARRLREERAAAAAALGPAFDEAAFHQQIFALGPLPMSVLSRALTAWRLEGGRPPIPEARPDRPFTPDAEEISDSEPRWQTRRGIGRGSRLETGP; from the coding sequence GTGAAGATCTCCCATCTATTATCGATGATTGTTTGCGCGGTAGGTCTGGTTTCGGCCTGCTCTACGCCGCCGCGCGAAACGCAACCGACCTCGCTTCCTGCGGGGGACCGACCTTCCGCCCCTGGGGTGTCCGGCGAGATCGATCCGCTGGTCCTCGAATTTCGGCGACTCGTGGCGGAAACCGATCCGTTTTCAATCGCCGCCCCTCTTCCTTATTCGCCGCGCCTGCCGGCCCTCGATGATAACGCCCTGACCCGTCGGTCAGAACGCCTGGCACGCCTTCGGGGACAGATCCGCGATCTTCCGCCGCCGCTTTTAACCAAAGAGGCGCAGTGGAAGCGCGAAGCTTTGCTCGTCGAACTCGATCGTCGGGGCGATCGCCTCCTCACAACCCCTTCTTTTTTGATATTAGGCCCAACGAGCGGCCCGGATCTGGTCGTGACTCAATTGCCGGACCTGTTGCCGTTTACCAGTGCGGCAGACTATCGGGTCTATTTTGCCTTGCTTCGCGACACGCCTCGCTTTCTGCGGGAGGCCCAGGGTCGTCTGGACGCCCGTCGCCAGGCGGTGACCGCCCAGCCCTGTCTGTCGCTCTATGGGGTCGAGGCCAGGCTTGCGACGTTCAGCGAGCTTGAGCAAATCGAAACCATCCTTATGCGTCCATTTACGCCGCCCGCACCGGCCCTCGGTGAACGGCAGGCCGCGCAATTACGGGCGGAGGCCGCCGCGATTATCGCGCAGGATGTCGGCCCCGCCCTGGCCGAATTTCGTCGCTATGTCGAAACCACGATCACGCCGACCTGTCAGCCGGGGGAGGATCTGCGGCTGGCGGGCCTCGATCTTGCCGCCTATCAGGGGCGCCTCGGTGACGCCTATGGGGCGCCCATCTCTCCGGCGGAGGCTTATGGCTGGGGACTTGCGCGGATCGGCGATCTGCGTGCCGACCTTACGGCCCGGGTCCTGCCGCTTGGCTATGGGAGCCTGCCGGCCTATCAGGCCGGTCGGGATCGTTTGGCGGCGGATGGCTTTCCGCTCGACTCGGCGATCGCCCTTCTCTCCGCCATCACGCCCGCCCTCAGCCGCGAGTTCCTTGCCCTGCCGGAGGCGCGTCTCGGTATTGGGCCGATGGCGCCGGGGGTTCCGGCGGCGGGGCGGCTCGCCGTCTACAGCCCTGCTTCGCCGGATGGGAGACGGCCGGCAGTTCTTTGGCTGGCGGCGAATAATGATCAGCCATGGGTGCGAGAGGATATTCCCGCCCTGATTTTCCATAATGCCGCTCCGGGTCAGCACTTCGCCTACACCGCGGTTCTCGCCGGGCACGGCGGCCAAAGCTTTATCGTCGACCAGCCGGCCTTTTTTGAGGGCTGGGGGCTCTATGCCACAGGGCTCGGGGCGGCCTTTGACCTCGACAACGCTGGACGCACACAGATCAGTAGCGTCAGCCATGAGTTACTGCTGGTCTCGCAAATGGTGGTGGATCTGGGTCTCCACATCGATGGATGGACCCCCGACCGCGCCCGCGACTATCTGATGGATGTCAACGGCCTTTCCCGCGAAAGGGCGATGGCGATGGTGGCCGATATTGTCGCCCGTCCCGGACGTGCGGCGGCCCCTGTGTTGGGCGCCCGGCGGCTGCGCGAGGAACGCGCGGCGGCGGCGGCGGCCTTGGGGCCGGCCTTCGATGAGGCGGCTTTTCATCAGCAGATCTTTGCGCTGGGTCCTCTACCGATGTCGGTGCTGTCTCGTGCCCTTACGGCCTGGCGTCTTGAGGGCGGCAGGCCGCCCATTCCAGAAGCGAGGCCGGACCGGCCATTTACGCCGGACGCTGAGGAAATATCCGACTCTGAACCTCGCTGGCAAACCCGTCGAGGAATTGGTCGTGGGTCTCGACTGGAAACCGGTCCATGA